One region of Bosea sp. 29B genomic DNA includes:
- a CDS encoding DUF1045 domain-containing protein, with translation MIETAPRYALYYAPAADSALWRFGSGTLGYDAVTGADIDFSVPEGCEEVDWSDVTAEPRRYGFHATLKAPFELANGRNEGALRAFARNYVAGRAPVRLAGLSVNALGRFIALTPSEPSEELQRFAFDIVQAFEPFRAPLSDADLARRLQSPLTPAHRAYLEAYGYPYVGDAFRFHMTLTGSLPDEQVKPVAALLALAYRDAVPAQPVTIDRVGIFKQQSRSSRFVLLDSFPLG, from the coding sequence ATGATCGAGACCGCGCCGCGCTACGCGCTCTACTACGCTCCCGCCGCCGACAGCGCTCTCTGGCGCTTCGGCAGCGGGACGCTGGGCTATGACGCCGTCACCGGTGCGGATATCGACTTTTCCGTCCCGGAGGGCTGCGAAGAGGTCGATTGGTCGGACGTGACCGCCGAGCCGCGCCGCTACGGCTTCCACGCCACGCTGAAGGCGCCGTTCGAGCTCGCCAATGGCCGCAACGAGGGCGCCTTGCGTGCCTTTGCCCGCAATTATGTCGCCGGCCGTGCTCCGGTCCGACTCGCCGGGCTGTCGGTCAACGCGCTCGGCCGCTTCATCGCGCTGACCCCGTCGGAGCCGAGCGAAGAGCTGCAGCGCTTCGCCTTCGACATCGTCCAGGCCTTCGAGCCTTTCCGCGCCCCATTGTCGGACGCCGATCTGGCCCGGCGCCTGCAGAGCCCGCTGACCCCGGCGCACCGGGCCTATCTCGAAGCCTATGGCTACCCCTATGTCGGCGACGCCTTCCGTTTCCACATGACCCTGACCGGCTCGCTGCCGGACGAGCAAGTCAAGCCCGTCGCGGCGCTGCTGGCTTTGGCATACAGGGACGCCGTGCCCGCCCAACCCGTCACGATCGACCGCGTCGGCATCTTCAAGCAGCAGAGCCGCAGCAGCCGCTTCGTGCTGCTCGACAGCTTCCCCCTCGGCTGA
- the phnK gene encoding phosphonate C-P lyase system protein PhnK: MNMQVNPQELGLDPQPLLSVAGVSRFYGERIGCADVSFDLWPGEVLGIVGESGSGKSTLLRCLAGIDKPDQGQVLFRGGIEPLDIYSVAEQERRRLMRTAWGIVHQNPRDGLRMDVSAGGNVGERLMDNGARHYGRIRETALDWLQRVEIAAGRIDDRPRQFSGGMQQRLQIARVLVSEPKLVFMDEPTGGLDVSVQARLLDLLRVLVRDLGLAAIIVTHDLAVARLLTDRLMVMKDGRVVEQGLTDQVLDDPQHAYTQLLTSAVLTV, translated from the coding sequence ATGAACATGCAGGTCAATCCGCAGGAGCTCGGGCTCGATCCGCAGCCGCTGCTCTCGGTCGCCGGCGTCAGCCGCTTCTATGGCGAGCGCATCGGTTGTGCCGATGTCTCCTTCGACCTCTGGCCGGGCGAGGTATTGGGGATCGTCGGCGAATCCGGTTCCGGCAAGTCGACCTTGCTGCGCTGCCTCGCCGGTATCGACAAGCCCGATCAGGGGCAGGTGCTGTTCCGCGGCGGAATCGAACCCCTGGACATCTATTCGGTCGCCGAGCAGGAGCGGCGCCGGCTGATGCGCACCGCCTGGGGCATCGTCCATCAGAACCCGCGCGACGGGCTGCGCATGGACGTCTCGGCCGGCGGCAATGTCGGCGAGCGCCTGATGGACAACGGCGCCCGCCATTACGGCAGGATCCGCGAGACCGCGCTCGACTGGCTGCAGCGCGTCGAGATCGCCGCCGGCCGCATCGACGACCGGCCGCGCCAGTTCTCCGGCGGCATGCAGCAGCGCCTGCAGATCGCCCGCGTGCTGGTCTCCGAGCCGAAGCTCGTCTTCATGGACGAGCCGACCGGCGGCCTCGACGTCTCCGTCCAGGCCCGCTTGCTCGACCTGCTGCGCGTGCTGGTGCGCGATCTCGGCCTCGCCGCGATCATCGTCACCCACGATCTTGCCGTCGCGCGTCTGCTCACCGACCGGCTGATGGTGATGAAGGATGGCCGCGTCGTCGAGCAGGGCCTGACCGACCAGGTCCTCGATGATCCCCAGCACGCCTACACGCAATTGCTCACTTCGGCGGTGCTGACGGTATGA
- a CDS encoding alpha-D-ribose 1-methylphosphonate 5-phosphate C-P-lyase PhnJ, whose amino-acid sequence MTVHQSISDETRPAYNYAYLDEQTKRMIRRALLKAVAIPGYQVPFGSREMPLARGWGTGGIQVTAAIIGPDDTLKVIDQGADDTTNAVSIRRFFERTADARTTEATDEATIIQTRHRIPEAPLKAGQIMVYQVPQPEPLRKLEPQEAETRKMHAWAEYGLMQVKLYENIARFGEVTTTYDYPVMVNGRYVMAPSPIPKFDNPKMQMSPALQLFGAGREKRIYAVPPHTSVRSLDFDDHPFRIQSWEQPCALCGAADSYLDEVVIDDQGGRMFVCSDSHHCETRRADGHRGAMLADASALHLVEDEAKP is encoded by the coding sequence ATGACCGTGCACCAGAGCATCAGTGACGAGACCAGGCCGGCCTACAACTACGCCTATCTCGACGAGCAGACCAAAAGGATGATCCGCCGCGCTCTGCTCAAGGCGGTCGCGATTCCCGGCTACCAGGTGCCGTTCGGCTCGCGCGAGATGCCGCTCGCCCGCGGCTGGGGCACCGGCGGCATCCAGGTCACCGCCGCGATCATCGGCCCGGACGATACGCTGAAGGTCATCGACCAGGGCGCCGACGACACCACCAACGCCGTCTCGATCCGCCGCTTCTTCGAGCGCACCGCCGATGCCCGCACGACCGAGGCGACGGATGAGGCGACCATCATCCAGACCCGCCACCGCATTCCCGAGGCGCCGCTGAAGGCCGGCCAGATCATGGTCTACCAGGTGCCGCAGCCCGAGCCGCTCAGGAAGCTCGAGCCGCAGGAGGCCGAGACGCGCAAGATGCACGCCTGGGCCGAATACGGCCTGATGCAGGTCAAGCTCTACGAGAACATCGCCCGCTTCGGCGAGGTGACGACGACCTATGACTACCCGGTCATGGTCAATGGCCGCTATGTCATGGCGCCATCGCCGATCCCGAAATTCGACAATCCGAAGATGCAGATGTCGCCGGCGCTGCAGCTCTTCGGCGCCGGCCGCGAGAAACGCATCTATGCGGTGCCGCCGCATACCAGCGTGCGCAGCCTCGATTTCGACGACCATCCCTTCCGCATCCAGAGCTGGGAGCAGCCCTGCGCGCTTTGCGGCGCGGCCGATTCCTATCTCGACGAGGTGGTGATCGACGACCAGGGCGGACGGATGTTCGTCTGCTCCGACAGCCATCATTGCGAGACGCGGCGGGCCGACGGCCATCGCGGTGCCATGCTCGCCGACGCCTCGGCGCTGCATCTGGTCGAAGACGAGGCCAAGCCATGA
- a CDS encoding carbon-phosphorus lyase complex subunit PhnI, producing the protein MYVAVKGGEAAILATHDLVAEARRGDESVPELGVAQIREQMGLACARVMNEGSLYDPDLAALALKQAQGDAIEAAFLMRAYRTTLPRFGSSEPLDTAKMAIRRRVSATYKDLPGGQVLGPTYDYTHRLFDFALMDETAPAESQARPAAQPLDASMPRVPDILGAEGLMEEEAPPTGDPRPFDLTREPVTFPAERDVRLQAMARGDEGFMLGLGYSVQRGFGNSHPFVGEVRVGEVAVEFVPEELGFAVDLGDITLTECQMVNQFAGSKDVPPQFTRGYGLSFGHSERKAMSMSLVDRALKAREFGEATSYPAQQDEFVLYHSDNVEAAGFVEHLKLPHYVDFQGELELIRRIRREREQRLAEQQEALPEAAE; encoded by the coding sequence ATGTATGTCGCGGTCAAAGGCGGCGAAGCCGCCATCCTTGCCACTCATGATCTCGTCGCCGAGGCAAGGCGCGGCGACGAGAGCGTGCCGGAATTGGGCGTCGCGCAGATCCGCGAGCAGATGGGCCTCGCCTGCGCTCGCGTCATGAACGAGGGCTCGCTCTACGATCCCGATCTCGCCGCGTTGGCGCTGAAGCAGGCGCAGGGCGATGCGATCGAGGCCGCCTTCCTGATGCGCGCCTATCGCACGACCCTGCCGCGCTTCGGCTCCTCCGAGCCGCTGGATACGGCGAAGATGGCGATCCGCCGCCGCGTCTCGGCGACCTATAAGGATCTGCCGGGCGGTCAGGTGCTCGGCCCGACCTATGACTACACCCACCGGCTCTTCGATTTTGCCCTGATGGATGAGACGGCTCCGGCGGAGAGCCAGGCCCGACCAGCCGCACAGCCGCTCGACGCCTCCATGCCGCGTGTGCCCGATATCCTCGGCGCCGAGGGCCTGATGGAGGAGGAGGCGCCTCCCACAGGCGATCCCCGCCCCTTCGATCTCACCCGCGAGCCCGTCACCTTCCCGGCCGAGCGTGATGTCCGCCTGCAGGCGATGGCGCGCGGCGATGAGGGCTTCATGCTCGGCCTCGGCTATTCCGTGCAGCGCGGCTTCGGCAACAGCCACCCCTTCGTCGGCGAGGTTCGCGTGGGTGAGGTCGCGGTCGAATTCGTGCCGGAAGAGCTCGGCTTCGCCGTCGATCTCGGCGACATCACCCTGACCGAATGCCAGATGGTCAACCAGTTCGCCGGCTCAAAGGATGTGCCGCCGCAATTCACCCGCGGCTACGGGCTCTCCTTCGGCCATAGCGAGCGCAAGGCGATGTCGATGTCCCTGGTCGACCGGGCGCTGAAGGCGCGCGAATTCGGCGAGGCGACGAGCTATCCGGCGCAGCAGGACGAGTTCGTCCTCTATCACTCCGACAATGTCGAGGCGGCCGGCTTCGTCGAGCATCTCAAGTTGCCGCATTACGTCGATTTCCAGGGCGAGCTCGAACTGATCCGCCGCATTCGCCGCGAGCGCGAGCAGCGTCTCGCTGAGCAACAGGAAGCCCTGCCGGAGGCCGCGGAATGA
- the phnH gene encoding phosphonate C-P lyase system protein PhnH, whose translation MQDDNQIHAGFSDPVFQSQSAFRALLAALSEPGLACDIGVSVEAPVGLEPATAVALLTLADYETPIWLPAALRDGPAGAWLRFHCGAALVEDPARAAFAVIDGAAAEPKLAAFNAGDDQFPDRSTTVLVQCAGFDSGEAVTLEGPGIAGQRSIAPAGLRPEFWAEVEGNVALYPLGIDLLLVHGAQVLGLPRSSQIVEAR comes from the coding sequence ATGCAGGACGACAACCAGATCCATGCCGGCTTCTCCGACCCGGTTTTCCAATCGCAAAGCGCCTTCCGTGCCTTGTTGGCGGCGCTGTCCGAGCCGGGCCTCGCCTGCGACATCGGCGTTTCGGTCGAGGCGCCCGTTGGGCTCGAGCCAGCGACGGCGGTCGCGCTGCTGACGCTCGCCGATTACGAGACGCCGATCTGGCTGCCGGCTGCCTTGCGCGATGGCCCGGCGGGCGCCTGGCTGCGCTTCCATTGCGGCGCGGCGCTTGTCGAGGATCCCGCCCGTGCCGCCTTCGCCGTGATCGATGGCGCCGCGGCCGAGCCGAAGCTCGCCGCCTTCAACGCCGGCGACGACCAGTTTCCCGATCGCTCGACCACAGTGCTCGTCCAGTGTGCTGGATTCGACAGTGGCGAGGCCGTCACCCTCGAAGGCCCCGGAATCGCCGGCCAACGCAGCATCGCTCCGGCGGGACTGCGTCCGGAATTCTGGGCTGAAGTTGAAGGTAACGTCGCGCTCTACCCGCTCGGCATCGACCTTCTGCTGGTCCACGGCGCGCAGGTGCTCGGCCTGCCGCGCTCGTCGCAAATCGTGGAGGCCCGCTGA
- the phnL gene encoding phosphonate C-P lyase system protein PhnL, whose product MTTMIHVENVAKEFTLHNQGGVRLPVFDNVNFSVAAGEALVLAGASGAGKSSLLRILYGNYRPTSGTIAITHGGRSIDIVSAVPRTVLDIRRRTLGFVSQFLRVIPRVTALDIVRDPLLARGATPEEASERAKAMLARLNLPQRLWDLAPATFSGGEQQRVNIARSFVDPSPIMLIDEPTASLDAGNRNVVVKLIAEAREQGSAIVGIFHDEAVREAVATRYLDITDFRKAA is encoded by the coding sequence ATGACCACGATGATTCACGTCGAGAACGTCGCCAAGGAATTCACCTTGCACAATCAGGGCGGCGTGCGCCTGCCGGTGTTCGACAACGTCAACTTTTCGGTCGCTGCCGGCGAGGCGCTGGTGCTGGCGGGCGCGTCCGGCGCCGGCAAGTCCAGCCTGCTGCGCATCCTCTACGGCAATTACCGGCCGACCTCCGGCACCATCGCCATCACCCATGGCGGCCGGTCGATCGACATCGTCTCGGCCGTGCCGCGCACCGTGCTCGACATCCGCCGCCGCACGCTCGGCTTCGTCTCGCAGTTCCTGCGGGTGATCCCGCGCGTCACGGCGCTCGACATCGTCCGCGACCCGCTGCTCGCCCGCGGCGCCACTCCTGAAGAGGCGAGCGAGCGCGCGAAAGCCATGCTCGCCCGTCTCAACCTGCCGCAGCGCCTCTGGGATCTTGCGCCTGCGACCTTCTCCGGCGGCGAGCAGCAGCGCGTCAACATCGCCCGCTCCTTCGTCGATCCCTCGCCGATCATGCTGATCGACGAGCCGACCGCCTCGCTCGATGCGGGCAACCGCAATGTCGTGGTCAAGCTGATCGCCGAGGCCCGCGAACAGGGCTCCGCCATCGTCGGTATCTTCCATGACGAGGCCGTGCGAGAGGCTGTCGCGACCCGTTATCTCGACATCACCGATTTCCGGAAGGCCGCCTGA
- a CDS encoding alpha-D-ribose 1-methylphosphonate 5-triphosphate diphosphatase codes for MSTILTNARLILEDEVVTGTIAFDESGIRSVDQGRSSLPEAIDVQGDYVAPGLVEMHTDNMEKHFMPRPKVFWPNGLAAALVHDAQMAAAGVTTVYDAICAGTPFSAKDYRKDIFADVMDALRLGTAENVFRIDHRIHMRCELTSPDLLGDIEPYQDDALVQLVSLMDHTPGQRQWRDIAHLRTYALGNGKTESEFEEDVVVRQREGQANVGRNWSAVVEMFQARGIPIATHDDTTIEHVEAGIASGAVISEFPTTVEAAEAAKQRGLATIAGAPNVVRGGSHSGGVSVAELAEKDLLDGLSSDYVPASLLQAVLKLNDKHGIALPAAMAKVTWKVADILGLKDRGHLKPGLRADLVRFRALGATPVITTVWSQGRRAF; via the coding sequence ATGTCCACCATCCTGACCAATGCCCGCCTGATCCTTGAGGACGAGGTCGTCACCGGGACCATCGCCTTCGACGAGAGCGGCATCCGCTCGGTCGACCAGGGCCGTTCCTCCCTGCCGGAGGCGATCGACGTCCAGGGCGACTATGTCGCGCCCGGCCTCGTCGAGATGCACACCGACAACATGGAAAAGCACTTCATGCCGCGCCCGAAGGTCTTCTGGCCGAACGGGCTCGCAGCGGCGCTGGTCCATGACGCGCAGATGGCGGCGGCCGGCGTCACCACCGTCTATGACGCGATCTGCGCCGGCACGCCCTTCTCGGCCAAGGACTATCGCAAGGACATCTTCGCCGATGTGATGGATGCGCTCCGGCTCGGCACCGCCGAGAACGTCTTCCGCATCGACCACCGCATCCATATGCGCTGCGAACTGACCAGCCCGGACCTGCTTGGGGATATCGAGCCCTATCAGGACGATGCCCTGGTGCAGTTGGTCTCGCTGATGGACCACACTCCTGGCCAGCGCCAATGGCGCGACATCGCCCATTTGCGCACCTATGCGCTCGGCAATGGCAAGACCGAATCCGAGTTCGAGGAGGACGTCGTCGTTCGCCAGCGCGAGGGCCAGGCCAATGTCGGCCGCAACTGGAGCGCCGTGGTCGAGATGTTCCAGGCTCGCGGCATCCCGATCGCGACCCATGACGACACCACCATCGAGCATGTCGAGGCCGGCATCGCCTCGGGCGCGGTGATCTCGGAGTTCCCGACCACGGTCGAGGCGGCGGAAGCCGCCAAACAGCGCGGCCTCGCCACCATCGCCGGTGCGCCCAACGTCGTTCGCGGCGGCTCGCATTCCGGCGGCGTCTCGGTAGCCGAGCTCGCCGAAAAGGACCTGCTCGACGGTCTTTCCTCCGACTATGTCCCGGCGAGCCTGCTGCAAGCGGTGCTCAAGCTCAACGACAAGCACGGCATCGCGCTGCCGGCGGCGATGGCCAAGGTCACCTGGAAGGTTGCCGACATCCTCGGCTTGAAGGATCGCGGCCATCTCAAGCCCGGCCTGCGTGCCGACCTGGTGCGCTTCCGAGCGCTGGGTGCGACGCCGGTGATCACCACCGTCTGGTCGCAAGGACGCCGGGCCTTCTGA